Part of the Streptomyces antimycoticus genome, ATCCGCATCGAGGCGGCGCTCGCCAAGCTCTACGGCAGCGAGATGGCCTGGCTGATGGCCGACGAACTGGTCCAGATCCGCGGCGGCCGGGGCTATGAGACCGCGGCCTCGCTGGCCGCCCGCGGGGAGCGGGCCGTCCCCGCCGAGCAGATGCTCCGCGATCTGCGCATCAACCGGATCTTCGAGGGCTCGACGGAGATCATGCATCTCCTCATCGCCCGCGAGGCCGTGGACGCCCATCTGTCGGTGGCGGGCGATCTCATCGACCCCGACAAGTCCCTGCAGGACAAGGGCAAGGCGGCCGCCAAGGCCGGTGGCTTCTACGCCCGCTGGCTGCCCGGCCTGCTCGCCGGCCCCGGCCAACTGCCCCGCGCCTACCCGGAGTTCCGCCCGCCCGTCGCCCACCGCCACCCTCAAGGGAAGCGCTCCGCGCAGCCCCCTGTCTCCGGGTATCCGGACCTGTCACCGCATCTGCGCTATGTGGAGCGCTCGGCGCGCAAGCTGGCCCGCTCGACGTTCTACGCCATGTCCCGCTGGCAGGGCCGGATGGAGACCAAACAGGGCTTCCTCGCCCGGATCGTGGACATCGGCGCGGAGCTGTTCGCGATGAGCGCGGCCTGCGTACGGGCCGAGATGCTGCGCTCGCGCGGTGACCACGGCGTCGCGGCCTACCAGCTGGCCGACGCGTTCTGCCGGCAGGCCAGGATCCGCGCCGACGAGCTCTTCGGGCGGCTGTGGACCAACACCGACGAGCTCGACCGCAAGGTGGTCTCCGGGGTGCTCTCCGGGGCGTACGAGTGGCTGGAGCAGGGCGTTCTCGACCCCAGCGGCGACGGCCCCTGGATCGCCGACGCCACCCCCGGCCCGACGGCCACACAGAACGTCCACCGCCCCATCCACTGAGGAGGGGCCGAGGAATCGCCGAGGGAGGACCGAGGAGCCGCCGGAGCCCGCGATCGCCGTAACCCGGGGCATGTCCCCGAGCCGTCATCCCTTGCCGCCACAATGGGGGGATGACGGAATCCCTGGCTGACCCGCATCTGCGCTTTCCGGCGGCCACCGCCGCGGAGAGCGTGCGCGACATCGTGATCCTGGGCTCCACCGGTTCGATCGGCACCCAGGCCATCGACGTGGTGGTGCGCAACCCCGACCGCTTCCGCGTGACCGGCCTGTCCGCCGCCGGGGGACGGGCCGGGCTCCTCGCCGAGCAGGCCCACCGGCTGCGGGTGGACAGGGTGGCGGTCGCCCGTCCGGAGGCGGTGCCCGAGGTCCGCGAGGCGCTGAGCGCGCTCTACGGAGCCGGTGAGCCGCTCCCCGAGATCCTGGCGGGGCCCGACGCGGCCACCGAGCTCGCCCGCTCCCAGTGCCACACCGTGCTCAACGGCATCACCGGCTCCATCGGCCTGGCGCCGACCCTGGCCGCCCTGGAGGCGGGCCGGGTGCTGGCGCTGGCCAACAAGGAATCGCTCATCGTCGGCGGCCCCCTGGTCAAGGCCGTCGCCAAGCCCGGCCAGATCGTCCCCGTCGACTCCGAGCACTCCGCGCTCTTCCAGGCGCTGCTCGGCGGCGCCCGCGAGGAGGTCCGCAAGCTGGTCGTGACCGCTTCCGGCGGCCCGTTCCGCGGCCGGACGAAGCGGGAGCTGGCCTCGGTCACCCCGGAGCAGGCGCTGGCCCACCCCACCTGGGACATGGGCCCGGTGGTCACGATCAACTCCGCGACCCTCGTCAACAAGGGCCTCGAGGTCATCGAGGCCCATCTGCTGTACGACATTCCCTTCGAGCGGATTGAGGTGGTGGTCCACCCTCAGTCGTATATCCACTCGATGGTTGAATTCACCGATGGCTCGACGCTCGCCCAGGCGAGCCCGCCGGATATGCGGATGCCCATCGCGCTCGGCCTCGGCTGGCCCGAGCGGGTGCCGGACGCCGCGCCCGGCTGTGACTGGACCAAGGCCCACACCTGGGAGTTCTTTCCCCTCGACACCGAGGCGTTCCCCTCCGTCGGCCTCGCCCGCCATGTCGGCGGCCTCGGCGGCACCGCCCCGGCCGTCTTCAACGCGGCGAACGAGGAGTGCGTGGACGCGTTCCTTGACGGAAAGCTGCCTTTCAACGGAATCGTCGATACGGTCGCCGAGGTGGTGGCCGAGCACGGCACCCCCGCCGTGGGAACCCGGCTCACCGTCGCGGACGTCCTCGAGGCTGAGACATGGGCCCGCGCCCGCGCAACGGAACTGGCCGCCAGAGCGGCGAAGGCGACCCCGGAGGCTCGCGCATGACGACACTGATGACGGTCCTCGGCATAGTGGTGTTCGCCGTCGGCCTGCTGATCTCGATCGCCTGGCATGAGCTCGGCCATCTCTCCACGGCCAAGCTCTTCGGCATCCGGGTCCCGCAGTACATGGTCGGCTTCGGGCCGACGATCTTCTCCCGCAAGAAGGGAGACACCGAGTACGGCATCAAGGCGGTCCCGTTCGGCGGCTACATCCGCATGATCGGGATGTTCCCGCCGGGCGACGACGGCAAGCTCACCGCCCGCTCCACCTCCCCCTGGCGCGGCATGATCGAGGACGCCCGGTCGGCCGCCTTCGAGGAGCTGCAGCCCGGCGACGAGAAGCGCCTCTTCTACACGCGCAAGCCGTGGAAGCGTGTGATCGTCATGTTCGCCGGGCCCTTCATGAACCTGATCCTCGCGGTGGTGATCTTCCTCGGGGTGATGATGAGCTTCGGCGTCAACACCCAGACCACCAGCGTGGGCACGGTCTCCCAGTGCGTGGTCGCGGCCTCGTCCGCCACCGACAAATGCCCCAAGAGCGCCAAGGACTCCCCGGCCAAGGCCGCCGGTCTGCAGCCGCGGGACAAGATCATCGCCTTCAACGGGCACCGCACCCCGGACTGGGGCGCGCTCCAGAAGGACATCCGCGAGACCACCGGCCCCGCCACGATCACCATCGAGCGGGACGGCGTCCGCAAGACCCTGCACGCCAACCTCATAAAGAACCAGGTCGCCAAGTCCGACGGGAACGGCGGCTATGTCGAGGGCGAGTACGTCACCGCCGGCTTCCTCGGCTTCACCCCGGCCAGCGGCGTGGTCCAGCAGTCCTTCGGGCAGTCCGTGGACCGCATGGGCGACATGGTCCAGGACGGCATCGACTCCATGATCGCGCTGCCCTCCAAGGT contains:
- the dxr gene encoding 1-deoxy-D-xylulose-5-phosphate reductoisomerase; the protein is MTESLADPHLRFPAATAAESVRDIVILGSTGSIGTQAIDVVVRNPDRFRVTGLSAAGGRAGLLAEQAHRLRVDRVAVARPEAVPEVREALSALYGAGEPLPEILAGPDAATELARSQCHTVLNGITGSIGLAPTLAALEAGRVLALANKESLIVGGPLVKAVAKPGQIVPVDSEHSALFQALLGGAREEVRKLVVTASGGPFRGRTKRELASVTPEQALAHPTWDMGPVVTINSATLVNKGLEVIEAHLLYDIPFERIEVVVHPQSYIHSMVEFTDGSTLAQASPPDMRMPIALGLGWPERVPDAAPGCDWTKAHTWEFFPLDTEAFPSVGLARHVGGLGGTAPAVFNAANEECVDAFLDGKLPFNGIVDTVAEVVAEHGTPAVGTRLTVADVLEAETWARARATELAARAAKATPEARA
- a CDS encoding M50 family metallopeptidase; its protein translation is MTTLMTVLGIVVFAVGLLISIAWHELGHLSTAKLFGIRVPQYMVGFGPTIFSRKKGDTEYGIKAVPFGGYIRMIGMFPPGDDGKLTARSTSPWRGMIEDARSAAFEELQPGDEKRLFYTRKPWKRVIVMFAGPFMNLILAVVIFLGVMMSFGVNTQTTSVGTVSQCVVAASSATDKCPKSAKDSPAKAAGLQPRDKIIAFNGHRTPDWGALQKDIRETTGPATITIERDGVRKTLHANLIKNQVAKSDGNGGYVEGEYVTAGFLGFTPASGVVQQSFGQSVDRMGDMVQDGIDSMIALPSKVPDLWNAAFGDGERKADSPMGVVGAARVGGEVASLDIPPSQRIATMLFLVAGFNLSLFLFNMLPLLPLDGGHIAGALWESIRRHAARLVRRPDPGPFDVAKMMPVAYVIAGVFICFTLLVLVADVVNPVKIS